The following are from one region of the Stigmatella ashevillena genome:
- a CDS encoding sigma 54-interacting transcriptional regulator codes for MREQPVEDISTADEKQQPGGEQGSQAVPSLTIVSHPVARRVGEQLLLSGLATGRVVPLSRNEPVFMRPGNALGMHLADPFLSRKPLVFSSGREGGVRLEPSGGVRVCVAGRVLEGPWEFSPEELEAGVALELGGRVVLVLHLADPTAKDPADMLGMLGISTGLQRVRRLIEQVADLNVPVLVRGETGSGKELIAQALHRRGPRRDKPLVSVNLGAIPKELAAAELFGARKGSFTGATKDQEGLFHAAHGGTLFLDEVGEASPEVQVMLLRVLETGEIYRLGERTPVTVDVRLVAATDAHLEQQIQEGRFKAPLLHRLAGFSIRVPPLRERREDVGLLFHHFAREELEALGEAKRLESEDLLAEPWLPTPLAAQLVAYDWPGNIRQLRNVVRQLVIGNRGQPRLQLDAQLKQELATPKAAAVGRPASEPVARGGRTPRRKPADIPEMELLDVLRGCGWDFQAAADRLGIHRTSIYDLIERSPSIRTAGALSVEEITRCFQECGGKLDEMVRRLEVSKRALGRRVKELGLTGSDA; via the coding sequence ATGCGAGAGCAACCCGTTGAGGACATCTCCACGGCGGATGAGAAGCAGCAGCCTGGGGGGGAGCAGGGCTCCCAGGCCGTTCCCTCGCTGACGATCGTCTCGCACCCCGTGGCCCGCCGTGTCGGCGAGCAACTGCTGCTCTCCGGGTTGGCCACGGGCCGCGTCGTGCCGCTCTCCCGCAACGAGCCGGTCTTCATGCGCCCCGGAAATGCCCTGGGGATGCACCTGGCGGACCCCTTCTTGAGCCGCAAACCCCTGGTGTTCTCCTCGGGGCGCGAAGGGGGCGTCCGGCTGGAGCCATCCGGGGGCGTCCGGGTCTGCGTGGCGGGGCGGGTGCTGGAGGGGCCGTGGGAGTTCTCTCCGGAAGAGCTCGAAGCGGGGGTGGCGCTGGAGCTGGGCGGCCGGGTGGTGCTGGTGCTTCACCTGGCCGACCCCACGGCGAAGGACCCGGCGGACATGCTGGGCATGCTGGGCATCAGCACCGGCCTGCAGCGGGTGCGCAGGCTCATCGAGCAGGTGGCGGATTTGAACGTGCCGGTGCTCGTCCGGGGGGAGACGGGTTCGGGCAAGGAGCTGATCGCCCAGGCGCTCCACCGGCGCGGCCCCCGGCGGGACAAGCCCCTGGTCAGCGTGAACCTGGGGGCCATTCCCAAAGAGCTCGCGGCGGCGGAGCTCTTCGGCGCGCGCAAGGGCTCCTTCACGGGCGCCACGAAAGATCAGGAAGGGCTCTTTCACGCCGCCCACGGGGGAACGCTGTTTCTGGACGAGGTGGGGGAGGCGTCACCCGAGGTGCAGGTGATGCTGCTGCGCGTGCTGGAGACAGGGGAGATTTACCGGCTGGGCGAGCGCACCCCTGTCACCGTGGACGTGCGGTTGGTGGCGGCGACGGATGCGCACCTGGAGCAGCAGATTCAGGAGGGACGTTTCAAGGCGCCGCTGCTGCACCGGCTCGCGGGGTTCTCCATCCGCGTACCTCCCCTTCGGGAGCGGCGGGAGGATGTGGGGCTTTTGTTCCATCACTTCGCGCGAGAGGAGTTGGAGGCGCTGGGGGAGGCCAAGCGACTGGAGTCCGAGGACTTGCTGGCCGAGCCGTGGCTGCCGACGCCGCTGGCTGCCCAGTTGGTGGCCTATGATTGGCCCGGCAACATCCGGCAGTTGCGCAACGTGGTGCGGCAGCTCGTCATCGGCAACCGGGGACAGCCGCGGCTTCAGCTCGACGCTCAGCTCAAGCAGGAACTGGCCACCCCGAAGGCCGCCGCCGTGGGCCGCCCCGCCTCCGAGCCGGTGGCCCGTGGGGGCAGGACGCCTCGCCGCAAACCCGCGGACATTCCAGAGATGGAGCTGCTCGACGTGCTCCGAGGCTGTGGCTGGGACTTCCAGGCCGCCGCTGACCGGCTGGGCATCCACCGCACCTCGATTTATGACTTGATCGAACGCAGTCCGAGCATCCGCACCGCGGGAGCGCTGAGCGTGGAGGAGATCACCCGTTGCTTCCAGGAGTGCGGCGGGAAGCTGGACGAGATGGTGCGGCGGCTCGAGGTCTCCAAGAGGGCGCTCGGGCGTCGGGTCAAGGAACTGGGACTCACGGGTTCGGACGCGTGA